Proteins co-encoded in one Gossypium arboreum isolate Shixiya-1 chromosome 11, ASM2569848v2, whole genome shotgun sequence genomic window:
- the LOC108473085 gene encoding putative disease resistance RPP13-like protein 1, which translates to MSVIGEAALSVFLELLGGKLLNSALNFVADHKQLCHQLKQWQSILPDIQAVLTDAEEKQIKNEGVKKWLDDLQDLAYDVDDILDEFAYEELRLKLQKPQSQASTSKVRKLIPTCCTSSDFTPTSFLFKNSMIPKVKEITDRLNSLTNRRRSLGLSDILSQAPTSKGKQPRLQPTSVVDGAVEYVGRHKEKTEMIELLKGDTSNGVSVLSIVGMGGMGKTTLAQLVYNDATINQSFDLKAWVCVSDNFDAIAITKAILQSITSESCDYSNLDLLQVKLKEKLSGKRFLLVLDDIWNENYNDWTILRSPFGAGTAIIVTTRLQIVSSIVDPLKAFHLDKLSDDDCLSIFTQHALKAINFNGHPHFKEIGEKIIRRCNGLPLAAKAIGSLLRTVKYHREWERIYESEIWNLPEEQCGIIPALLLSYHHLPSYLKRCFAYCSILPKDYEFEEEEIILLWRAEGLLQQKAMPQVKDIGNQYFQDLVSRSFFQISSKDESRFVMHDLINDLAQVVAGDICSKLESDKQQKFSHRTRHSSYIAGSYDTVKKFEAFDQVNSIRTFLPIRLSRYSRSLLTNVVLVDLLPKLGYLRVLSLSGYEIDEFPDVFENLKHLRFLNFSYTRIRCLPDSLCTLYHLETLLLKKCSKLQKLPSKMEKLVNLQYLDIRGANLIERMPFGVGKLTNLQRLSNFIIGEGDGHSIRELKYLSNLKGAFCLSGLQSVKGEDAGEAKLNEKQGIDRLVLKWSWDFKKDTRKKEVEDSVLDSLHPSKKLEQLVIENYGGAKFSTWISDSSFKNMLSLELHDCKNCKSLPSIGRLLLLKDLSISGLDQVHKIGAELFGENQSNAFASLESLSFRKMLNWEEWDVCEDDEQVSKFPSLRFLSIRECPLLLGRLPTILQSLQNLQIYECKKLVVSISSFPLLCELSVEGCEELVDEGSLSVQKVTSLKYVSLSNISKFNISAEKIMLRFANSETFYISGWKELGSLSQNGLSIVGHRFIMIRNCPQLVSLETEEEIVQLEKIPGVKSLVINNCERLNRLPKVLHAFPFITRILLKECPGLVCFTESNFPPALKELRIENCVNLQYLVDEKENNNKSMSSNICLLEHLQISYCPSLIWLSSRGDICNRLQHLEIGSCPKLISVFSNAKLPVMLKHLVISECPVLECIAQDFLETTDLEILSIRNAEKLKSLPRGLDKLSHLQEIKLFGCPNLVSFEESGLPTTNLRVLRISNCENFEALPKCINNFTSLRDLELRECSADISFPEEGFPTNLTSLEISNAPRIYTSLVEWGFNRLTSLQLLNISCEGCSRAVSFPKEAIGMMLPPSLTDISISRSENLEFICSKGLQHLTSLQRLGIYGCPKLASLPEKDMLLSLEELYISNCPLLEEGCSRGKGREWSKISHIPLVEINHKTVIPRGLYGNLMDKILYQALHRH; encoded by the exons ATGTCTGTCATTGGAGAGGCTGCTCTGTCTGTGTTTTTGGAGCTGTTGGGGGGTAAGTTGCTCAACTCTGCACTCAACTTTGTTGCTGATCATAAGCAACTCTGCCACCAGCTCAAGCAGTGGCAGTCCATATTGCCTGATATCCAAGCAGTGTTAACCGATGCTGAGGAGAAGCAGATCAAGAACGAGGGTGTGAAGAAATGGTTGGACGACCTCCAGGACTTGGCTTACGATGTGGATGACATCTTGGACGAGTTCGCTTATGAAGAGTTACGTCTCAAGCTCCAAAAACCTCAATCTCAAGCCAGCACTAGCAAGGTACGGAAACTCATTCCTACCTGCTGTACCAGTAGTGATTTCACTCCCACTTCTTTCCTGTTTAAGAATTCCATGATTCCAAAGGTGAAAGAGATCACTGATAGACTGAATAGTTTGACCAATAGAAGAAGAAGTTTGGGGTTGAGTGACATCTTGTCTCAAGCTCCAACCTCCAAGGGAAAGCAACCTAGGCTGCAACCAACTTCCGTGGTGGATGGAGCTGTGGAGTATGTCGGTAGACACAAGGAGAAGACAGAAATGATTGAGTTGCTCAAAGGCGATACCTCCAATGGAGTTTCAGTCCTTTCCATCGTGGGCATGGGAGGGATGGGTAAAACAACTCTTGCTCAGCTTGTTTACAATGACGCCACCATCAATCAGTCTTTTGATCTCAAGGCCTGGGTATGCGTTTCTGATAATTTTGATGCAATTGCTATAACAAAGGCAATTTTACAGTCCATCACTTCTGAGTCATGTGATTACAGTAACTTGGATTTACTTCAAGTTAAGTTGAAGGAGAAGTTGTCTGGGAAAAGATTCTTGCTTGTTTTAGATGACATTTGGAACGAGAATTATAATGATTGGACCATCTTACGGTCTCCATTTGGAGCAGGGACCGCTATCATTGTAACCACTCGTCTTCAAATTGTTTCATCTATTGTGGATCCGCTTAAAGCTTTTCATTTGGATAAGCTATCAGATGATGATTGTTTATCCATATTTACACAGCATGCACTAAAAGCAATAAATTTCAACGGACATCCCCACTTCAAAGAAATTGGAGAGAAAATTATTAGAAGGTGCAATGGCTTGCCTTTGGCTGCAAAAGCTATTGGAAGCTTGCTACGCACAGTTAAATATCATCGAGAATGGGAAAGAATATATGAGAGTGAGATATGGAACTTACCAGAAGAGCAGTGTGGCATAATTCCAGCTTTGCTATTAAGCTACCATCATCTTCCGTCATACTTGAAACGATGTTTTGCATATTGCTCCATACTTCCtaaagattatgaatttgaagaagaagaaattatCTTGTTATGGAGAGCAGAAGGTCTCTTGCAACAAAAAGCTATGCCTCAAGTTAAAGATATTGGAAATCAATATTTTCAAGATCTAGTGTCGAGGTCATTTTTTCAGATATCCAGTAAAGATGAGTCCCGATTTGTAATGCATGACCTTATCAATGATTTAGCTCAAGTAGTTGCAGGAGATATATGCTCCAAACTGGAGTCTGATAAGCAACAAAAGTTTTCACATCGCACTCGACATTCTTCTTATATTGCTGGAAGTTATGACACTGTGAAAAAGTTTGAAGCATTTGATCAAGTCAATTCTATACGTACTTTTCTACCTATAAGGTTGTCACGTTATTCGAGGTCTCTTTTAACTAATGTTGTTTTGGTTGATTTGTTGCCAAAACTTGGCTACTTAAGGGTGCTTTCTTTGAGTGGGTATGAAATAGATGAGTTTCCTgatgtttttgaaaatttaaagcaTCTTCGCTTCTTGAATTTTTCTTACACTCGTATCAGATGCTTACCAGATTCTTTGTGCACTCTCTACCATTTGGAAACTTTATTATTAAAGAAGTGTTCCAAGCTTCAAAAGCTACCCTCGAAGATGGAAAAGCTTGTTAACTTGCAATATCTGGATATCAGAGGTGCAAACTTAATAGAAAGGATGCCTTTCGGAGTTGGTAAGCTAACCAATCTTCAAAGGTTATCAAATTTTATCATAGGGGAAGGTGATGGACATAGTATCAGAGAATTGAAATATTTGTCAAACCTCAAAGGTGCTTTTTGTCTTTCTGGGTTGCAGAGTGTTAAGGGTGAAGATGCAGGGGAAGCCAAGTTAAATGAGAAGCAGGGGATTGATCGATTGGTATTGAAATGGAGTTGGGACTTTAAGAAAGATACAAGGAAAAAAGAAGTTGAAGACTCGGTGTTAGACTCTCTTCATCCTTCGAAAAAGCTTGAACAACTCGTCATTGAGAATTATGGTGGTGCAAAATTCTCTACTTGGATTTCAGATTCTTCCTTCAAGAATATGTTGTCATTGGAGCTTCACGACTGTAAAAATTGCAAATCCCTACCATCGATTGGAAGGTTATTGTTGTTAAAAGATCTTTCAATTAGTGGTTTAGATCAAGTACACAAGATTGGTGCTGAGTTGTTTGGAGAAAATCAATCAAATGCTTTTGCATCATTAGAGTCTCTGAGTTTTCGCAAAATGCTGAATTGGGAGGAGTGGGACGTATGTGAAGACGATGAGCAAGTATCGAAATTCCCCAGCCTTCGTTTTCTTTCAATCAGAGAATGTCCTCTATTGCTGGGGAGGTTGCCAACCATCCTTCAATCATTGCAGAACCTTCAAATCTATGAGTGTAAGAAACTGGTAGTTTCAATTTCAAGTTTTCCCTTGCTGTGTGAATTAAGCGTTGAAGGGTGTGAAGAATTGGTGGATGAAGGTTCTTTGTCTGTACAGAAGGTTACCTCTTTGAAATATGTGTCTCTTTCAAATATTTCAAAGTTTAATATTTCAGCAGAGAAGATAATGTTGAGATTTGCAAACTCTGAAACATTCTACATCTCTGGTTGGAAGGAGTTGGGATCTTTATCACAAAATGGGTTAAGCATAGTTGGGCATCGTTTCATCATGATTAGGAATTGTCCGCAATTGGTCTCTTTGGAAACAGAGGAGGAGATAGTGCAACTTGAAAAGATTCCAGGTGTTAAATCTCTGGTAATAAATAATTGTGAAAGGCTCAATAGATTACCAAAAGTCTTACATGCTTTCCCGTTCATTACGAGAATATTACTTAAAGAGTGTCCAGGCTTGGTTTGTTTTACAGAGAGTAACTTTCCTCCTGCTTTAAAAGAGCTGAGGATTGAGAATTGCGTGAATTTGCAATATTTGgttgatgaaaaagaaaataataataagagtaTGAGTAGCAACATTTGTCTTCTTGAGCACTTACAAATAAGCTACTGTCCATCTCTAATATGGTTATCATCAAGGGGCGATATATGCAATCGGCTTCAACATCTAGAAATTGGAAGTTGTCCAAAGTTAATTAGCGTATTTTCAAACGCCAAGTTACCCGTAATGCTTAAACATCTAGTTATTTCGGAATGTCCAGTGTTGGAATGCATAGCCCAAGACTTCCTTGAAACCACTGATCTCGAAATCCTTTCAATTAGGAATGCTGAAAAATTGAAATCATTACCGCGGGGATTAGACAAGCTCAGCCATCTTCAGGAGATTAAATTATTTGGGTGTCCAAATCTGGTTTCATTTGAAGAAAGTGGGTTGCCCACCACAAATCTCAGAGTACTCAGGATTTccaattgtgaaaattttgaagcCCTTCCCAAGTGCATCAACAACTTCACCTCCCTTCGAGATTTAGAGCTGCGGGAGTGTTCGGCTGACATATCCTTTCCAGAAGAGGGTTTCCCTACCAACCTCACATCACTTGAAATCTCAAACGCGCCCAGAATTTATACATCACTTGTTGAATGGGGATTTAACAGACTCACCTCTCTTCAACTACTCAACATCAGCTGTGAAGGATGCTCACGTGCGGTGTCATTTCCAAAAGAAGCGATAGGAATGATGCTGCCTCCTTCTCTCACCGATATCAGCATCAGTAGATCTGAGAATTTGGAATTCATATGCTCCAAGGGCTTACAGCACCTCACCTCTCTTCAACGACTGGGCATCTATGGTTGTCCTAAGCTCGCCTCTCTTCCAGAAAAAGATATGCTTCTCTCGCTTGAGGAGCTATATATTTCTAATTGCCCGTTGCTAGAAGAAGGGTGCAGTAGGGGTAAAGGACGAGAGTGGTCCAAGATTTCCCACATACCTTTAGTGGAAATTAATCATAAAACAGTCATCCCGAGGGGATTATATGGGAATTTAATGGACAAAATCTTGTATCAAGCTCTCCACAG GCATTGA